A part of Lactobacillus sp. ESL0700 genomic DNA contains:
- a CDS encoding pyruvate, water dikinase regulatory protein translates to MSQETKKEVNIIIISDSAGDTAFNNAIAAAAQFPDAQVNYRRYPFITDKDKLDDVFEEIEQYSNLIIIYSLVKDEMQIPVIRFVREHKVQSVDILSPAIEALQKVTGMRPLEKIGAQHKMNQHYFDRISAMEFAVMYDDGKDPKGFLEADVVLLGVSRTSKTPLSLFLANKNLKVANLPLVPDTHIPKEIYKINPKKIIGLTNDLSVLNEIRRQRMISYGLNPNTTYSNTDSIKAELDSAKKLYDKLGCFVINVAHRSIEETAALIMNHLGIEEQ, encoded by the coding sequence ATGAGCCAAGAAACTAAAAAAGAAGTCAACATCATTATCATTTCTGATTCTGCTGGTGATACTGCTTTTAACAACGCAATTGCGGCTGCTGCACAATTCCCTGATGCCCAGGTTAATTATCGCCGCTACCCATTTATTACCGATAAGGACAAACTTGATGATGTTTTTGAAGAAATTGAGCAATATTCTAATTTAATTATTATTTACAGTTTGGTTAAAGATGAAATGCAAATTCCGGTAATTAGATTTGTCCGGGAACACAAGGTTCAGAGTGTCGATATTTTATCCCCTGCCATCGAAGCCTTGCAAAAGGTCACAGGCATGCGGCCCCTAGAAAAAATTGGTGCCCAACACAAGATGAACCAGCACTACTTTGACCGAATTTCAGCGATGGAATTTGCCGTAATGTACGATGATGGTAAGGACCCTAAGGGCTTTTTGGAAGCAGACGTAGTTTTATTAGGAGTTTCAAGAACTTCTAAAACACCACTGTCACTCTTTTTAGCTAATAAGAACCTAAAAGTTGCCAACTTGCCGCTAGTGCCCGACACCCATATTCCAAAAGAAATTTATAAAATCAATCCCAAAAAGATTATCGGTCTCACAAATGACTTATCGGTATTAAATGAAATTAGACGCCAAAGAATGATTTCATACGGCCTTAACCCAAATACAACGTATTCTAATACTGATTCAATTAAAGCCGAACTTGATTCCGCAAAGAAGCTTTATGACAAGCTTGGTTGCTTTGTAATCAATGTTGCTCACCGTTCAATTGAAGAAACTGCGGCACTAATTATGAATCATTTAGGAATTGAAGAGCAATAA
- the msrA gene encoding peptide-methionine (S)-S-oxide reductase MsrA, giving the protein MSDQQNPNQKETAIFAGGCFWCMVKPFDSLPGVESVISGYTGGHVANPTYEQVRAGDTGHTEAVRITFDPQIMPYKKLLEYYWQVTDPTDASGQFQDRGDNYRPVIFYNSPEQKAAAEQSKEELANSGKFDKPIVTKIEPASDFYDAEYYHQDFYKKDPLRYSIEEAGGRENFIKEHWGK; this is encoded by the coding sequence ATGAGTGATCAACAAAATCCTAATCAAAAAGAAACCGCAATTTTTGCCGGTGGCTGCTTCTGGTGCATGGTTAAGCCATTCGACAGTTTACCGGGTGTTGAGTCGGTTATTTCGGGTTATACTGGCGGACATGTTGCTAACCCAACATATGAGCAGGTTCGTGCCGGCGATACTGGACATACGGAAGCTGTGAGAATAACTTTTGATCCACAAATAATGCCTTATAAAAAGTTGCTCGAATACTACTGGCAAGTAACCGACCCAACTGATGCTTCAGGACAATTTCAAGATCGCGGCGACAATTACCGTCCTGTAATTTTTTATAACTCACCTGAACAAAAAGCAGCTGCAGAACAATCAAAAGAGGAATTGGCAAATAGTGGTAAATTTGACAAACCAATTGTTACTAAAATTGAACCAGCTAGCGATTTTTATGATGCTGAATATTACCACCAAGACTTTTACAAAAAAGATCCACTAAGATATTCTATTGAAGAAGCCGGTGGCCGTGAAAACTTCATTAAGGAACACTGGGGAAAATAA
- a CDS encoding YitT family protein, translated as MDQLDKFNRRYNLLSKISAAFFYSLAVAVALNFFWTPGHMYSSGVTGFAQLINTLSERFLPFTLTTSVMYFALNVPLFLVGWFKIGHKFTFFTIVSVVLGSIMMHVINPINMHVDPLVCAIFGGMVNGLGTGFALKNGISTGGLDIIGIVIRKKTGASYGKVNIMINLVIIAAAGFAFGWSRALYSALTIFINGRVIDAVYTQHQKLQVTIVTEHPQTIIDGIQEKMHRGITIFHDVEGAYSHDEKTVLITVIDRYDMYDILQIIKKCDPYAFMSVSEVERVYGRFREQEIV; from the coding sequence ATGGATCAATTGGATAAGTTTAATAGAAGATATAATTTACTTTCCAAAATTTCAGCAGCCTTCTTCTATTCGTTAGCGGTTGCCGTTGCGTTAAATTTCTTTTGGACGCCAGGTCATATGTACTCTTCCGGAGTAACTGGGTTTGCCCAACTGATAAATACGCTGAGCGAGCGCTTTTTACCTTTTACATTGACCACTTCGGTCATGTACTTTGCGCTTAATGTTCCCCTGTTTCTGGTAGGCTGGTTCAAAATTGGTCATAAATTTACCTTTTTTACCATCGTTTCAGTTGTTTTAGGGTCAATCATGATGCACGTAATTAATCCCATCAACATGCACGTTGATCCATTAGTTTGTGCTATCTTTGGTGGCATGGTAAACGGCTTAGGAACAGGTTTTGCACTTAAAAACGGCATTTCAACTGGTGGCCTTGATATCATCGGTATTGTCATTAGAAAGAAAACCGGTGCCAGTTATGGCAAAGTTAACATTATGATTAACCTAGTGATTATCGCTGCTGCGGGATTTGCGTTTGGCTGGAGCCGCGCCCTGTATTCTGCCCTAACCATCTTTATTAATGGTCGGGTGATTGATGCCGTTTATACGCAACACCAAAAGTTGCAGGTGACAATCGTAACGGAACATCCCCAAACAATTATTGATGGCATTCAAGAAAAGATGCACCGGGGAATTACCATCTTTCATGATGTCGAAGGTGCATACAGCCATGATGAAAAAACGGTTTTAATTACGGTAATCGACCGCTACGATATGTATGACATTTTGCAAATTATTAAAAAATGCGATCCCTATGCTTTCATGAGCGTTAGCGAAGTTGAACGCGTTTATGGACGATTTAGGGAACAAGAAATCGTTTAA
- the msrB gene encoding peptide-methionine (R)-S-oxide reductase MsrB produces the protein MDQEKKNERLKELTQDQYASTQNAATDYPFSGKYDDFYQKGIYVDIVSGEPLFSSEDKYDAGCGWPSFTKPIKKLTYHRDQSHNMERTEVKSPDADSHLGHVFTDGPADEGGLRYCINSSALKFIPYDKLEQSGYGEYRKLFA, from the coding sequence ATGGACCAAGAAAAAAAGAACGAGCGCTTAAAGGAATTAACGCAAGATCAGTATGCATCAACGCAGAACGCGGCGACTGACTATCCTTTTAGTGGCAAGTATGATGATTTTTATCAAAAGGGAATTTATGTTGATATTGTCTCAGGTGAGCCATTATTTTCTAGTGAAGACAAATATGATGCTGGTTGTGGTTGGCCGAGTTTTACTAAGCCAATTAAAAAATTAACTTATCATCGCGATCAATCGCATAATATGGAGCGAACAGAAGTCAAAAGTCCCGATGCAGATTCGCACTTGGGACATGTCTTTACTGATGGACCAGCTGATGAAGGCGGGTTAAGATACTGCATTAATTCGTCTGCATTAAAATTTATTCCGTATGATAAACTTGAACAATCAGGCTACGGCGAATATCGAAAATTATTTGCTTAA
- a CDS encoding aminotransferase class I/II-fold pyridoxal phosphate-dependent enzyme gives MPHLAKNLSGTINHKIAQLADSQITTFNNETSKIPGIIKLTIGEPDANTPEHIKRAAIVDIEKDDSHYAPEAGQPQLLTAISNYLNESLGVDYDPATEICATVGATEALNVACMTLLNPGDKILVPTPVWGVYFGIIEMAGAIPVEVDTSQDDFLLTAAHLKKVLANEGKGAKAVILTDPSNPTGRVYSKQNLLELAQVITDNNLFAVTDEIYSELIYGDKKHYSLTQIIPERTLLLSGLSKSFAMTGWRIGYMAGPKELMKSVIKVNSFLITSVTDNVQAAATEALVHGAADYPAARATYGSRLKIIETGLRKCGFSMATPEGAFYIFAKIPAKFGQDDVKFAIDLANKAKVALMPGSYFGKGGQGYVRLSYAASAEDLQESVRRITNYVDSNL, from the coding sequence ATGCCTCATCTAGCAAAAAATTTGTCTGGAACAATCAATCATAAAATTGCGCAGTTAGCTGATTCGCAGATAACTACGTTTAATAACGAAACATCTAAAATTCCGGGGATTATTAAGTTAACCATTGGTGAACCTGATGCTAATACCCCAGAACATATTAAACGAGCCGCGATTGTTGATATTGAAAAAGACGATTCTCACTATGCTCCAGAAGCTGGCCAACCACAATTATTAACGGCAATTAGTAATTACTTAAATGAGAGTTTAGGCGTTGACTACGACCCTGCCACCGAAATCTGTGCTACTGTTGGTGCAACTGAAGCATTGAATGTTGCTTGTATGACCTTGCTCAATCCTGGTGATAAAATTTTAGTACCTACTCCAGTTTGGGGCGTTTATTTTGGCATTATTGAAATGGCTGGAGCAATTCCAGTGGAAGTCGATACTTCACAAGACGACTTTCTCCTGACTGCAGCTCATTTAAAGAAGGTACTGGCAAATGAAGGCAAAGGTGCAAAAGCCGTTATTTTAACGGACCCATCCAATCCTACTGGTCGCGTTTATAGTAAGCAAAATTTATTAGAACTAGCACAGGTTATCACCGATAATAACCTCTTTGCCGTCACTGATGAAATCTACTCAGAATTAATTTATGGTGACAAAAAGCACTACTCGCTCACGCAAATCATTCCTGAACGGACACTGCTCTTATCGGGTCTGTCCAAGAGTTTTGCAATGACTGGTTGGCGGATTGGTTATATGGCTGGACCTAAAGAACTCATGAAGTCAGTAATTAAAGTTAACTCATTTTTAATTACTTCGGTAACTGACAACGTCCAAGCTGCCGCAACCGAAGCCTTAGTCCACGGTGCAGCCGACTATCCTGCTGCTCGCGCTACTTACGGAAGTCGATTAAAGATTATCGAAACTGGTTTACGCAAATGTGGCTTTAGCATGGCCACCCCTGAAGGTGCATTTTACATTTTTGCTAAAATTCCAGCCAAGTTCGGGCAAGATGATGTGAAATTTGCGATTGATTTAGCTAATAAAGCCAAGGTTGCACTAATGCCTGGTAGCTACTTTGGCAAAGGTGGCCAAGGCTATGTACGTTTATCTTACGCAGCTTCTGCTGAGGATTTACAAGAATCCGTTCGACGCATTACTAATTATGTCGACAGCAACTTATAG
- the tpx gene encoding thiol peroxidase produces MKITRLNEPLYTNGEPPKVGEKLPDFTVVRADGSKATKADLLSKPTLISVVPDLNTSVCSISTKRFNNEVDKYSDINFYTISTNTLADQKNWCAAEGVKNMEILSDESHNFGEAMGLYLESGVDSRSVWIISADGEVLYQELVYEMTNEPNYDAALTFLNNLK; encoded by the coding sequence ATGAAAATTACAAGATTAAACGAGCCTCTATATACTAACGGTGAGCCACCTAAGGTTGGTGAAAAGTTACCTGATTTTACTGTAGTTAGAGCCGATGGCAGCAAAGCTACTAAAGCTGACTTGTTGTCCAAGCCAACTTTGATTAGTGTTGTTCCTGACCTTAACACTAGTGTCTGCAGTATCTCAACCAAGCGTTTCAACAATGAAGTTGACAAATATTCTGACATTAACTTTTACACGATTTCTACTAATACCCTTGCTGACCAAAAGAATTGGTGTGCTGCTGAAGGCGTTAAAAACATGGAAATTTTATCTGATGAAAGTCATAACTTCGGTGAAGCAATGGGTCTTTACCTTGAAAGTGGCGTAGATTCAAGAAGTGTTTGGATTATTTCAGCTGATGGTGAAGTTTTATACCAAGAATTAGTTTACGAAATGACCAATGAACCAAACTACGATGCTGCTTTAACATTTTTAAACAACTTAAAATAA
- a CDS encoding NUDIX hydrolase — MEAKYHRAFGVYGIIYQQEKLIVIKKHGGPYTNRYDLPGGSLEDGEKLETAIVREIQEETGLTTLEAVQLGITSFRYPWDYQEWHFNQHLCVFYQVKQWQGQLQDTVKQFVGQDSLGAVAVSLEQLNLENSSPLVLKAKEFLQNSQKFDSADQTFSSWPVLTKAVY; from the coding sequence ATGGAAGCTAAATATCATCGGGCATTTGGTGTATATGGCATTATATATCAGCAAGAAAAATTAATTGTAATCAAAAAACATGGAGGTCCATACACCAATCGCTATGATTTGCCCGGAGGCAGCCTTGAGGATGGCGAAAAACTCGAAACTGCAATCGTGCGCGAAATCCAGGAAGAAACAGGGTTAACTACACTTGAAGCAGTTCAATTAGGAATTACTTCTTTTCGCTATCCTTGGGACTATCAAGAATGGCATTTTAATCAACATCTTTGTGTTTTTTATCAAGTTAAGCAGTGGCAGGGACAACTGCAAGATACAGTTAAACAATTTGTTGGCCAAGATTCTCTTGGAGCAGTTGCTGTTTCTTTAGAACAACTTAATTTGGAAAACTCATCACCGCTAGTTTTAAAGGCCAAAGAGTTTTTGCAGAACAGTCAGAAATTTGATTCAGCTGACCAAACCTTCTCGTCATGGCCAGTATTAACTAAGGCAGTGTATTAA
- the aspS gene encoding aspartate--tRNA ligase, producing the protein MEQMEKRTDYCGNITTAYLDQEVNLYGWVQRVRNLGNLLFIDLRDREGLVQVVVNHDSGEELMATAESLGSEYVVQVKGQVVKRSSVNPEMKTGEVEIEASEIKVLNKSQTPPFEIKNDIEVGEQTRLKYRYLDLRRPSLQQAIILRSKILRATHEYFDENGFIDIETPILGKSSPEGARDYLVPSRIYPGSFYALPQSPQLFKQLLMGAGFDKYYQLARCFRDEDLRGDRQPEFTQIDMETSFTDEQQVQDYTEGLLKKIMKDVMGVELKTPIARISWTDSMNNYGTDKPDTRFGMLIHNLNDIFADSDFKVFSSAIQDGGFVKGIAVKNGAEAYSRKQIEKKQDYIKRYHAKGLAWVKFENGEFSGPVSRFLTDDNQAALIKEFNLEGGELLVFIADKWKVCCDSLDHLRREFAKETGIIPKHVFDFVWVVDWPLFEYDEGFGRWIAAHHPFTMPDDEGIKLLDTDPHKAHARSYDIVMNGDELGGGSIRIHKRSIQEKMFKALGFTKKRAYEQFGYLLDALDMGFPPHAGLAIGLDRFAMMLAEKDNIRDVLAFPKNASASEPMMHAPAPVAEQQLTDLGIEVEAQYQESVAQTEARLEEEAQKDADQNATWDEE; encoded by the coding sequence ATGGAACAAATGGAAAAAAGAACAGACTACTGCGGCAATATTACTACTGCATATCTTGACCAAGAAGTTAATTTGTATGGTTGGGTGCAACGTGTCCGCAATTTAGGAAATTTATTGTTTATTGATTTACGTGACCGCGAAGGCCTGGTACAAGTTGTTGTTAACCATGATTCCGGTGAAGAATTAATGGCAACTGCCGAATCACTTGGTAGTGAATATGTTGTTCAGGTTAAGGGACAAGTAGTTAAGCGTTCAAGTGTAAATCCAGAAATGAAAACTGGAGAAGTTGAAATTGAAGCTTCTGAAATTAAAGTTTTAAATAAGTCCCAAACACCGCCATTTGAAATTAAAAATGACATTGAAGTTGGTGAACAGACTCGATTAAAATATCGTTATCTTGATTTACGTCGTCCAAGTTTGCAACAAGCAATTATTTTACGGTCAAAGATTTTACGTGCAACCCATGAATACTTTGATGAGAACGGTTTTATTGATATTGAAACGCCAATTTTAGGAAAGTCTTCACCAGAAGGTGCTCGTGATTATCTTGTACCATCTAGAATTTATCCAGGCAGCTTTTACGCTTTACCACAATCACCGCAATTGTTTAAGCAATTATTAATGGGTGCGGGCTTTGACAAGTACTACCAATTGGCAAGATGTTTCCGTGATGAAGACTTGCGCGGCGACCGTCAACCTGAATTTACTCAGATTGATATGGAAACGTCTTTCACTGATGAGCAACAAGTCCAAGATTACACCGAAGGTTTACTCAAGAAAATCATGAAAGATGTTATGGGTGTTGAATTAAAGACGCCGATTGCGAGAATTTCTTGGACCGACTCAATGAACAACTATGGTACAGACAAGCCTGATACTCGTTTTGGCATGTTGATTCATAATTTGAACGATATTTTTGCAGATAGTGACTTTAAGGTCTTTTCTAGTGCAATCCAAGATGGTGGCTTCGTTAAGGGAATTGCCGTTAAGAATGGTGCCGAAGCATATTCACGTAAGCAAATTGAGAAAAAGCAAGATTACATTAAACGTTATCATGCTAAAGGCTTGGCTTGGGTTAAATTCGAAAATGGCGAATTTTCAGGACCTGTTAGTCGTTTCTTAACGGATGACAACCAAGCAGCTTTAATCAAGGAATTTAACCTTGAAGGCGGCGAATTACTTGTCTTTATTGCTGATAAGTGGAAAGTTTGTTGTGATTCTTTAGATCATTTACGGCGTGAATTTGCCAAAGAAACAGGAATTATTCCTAAGCATGTCTTTGACTTTGTATGGGTTGTTGACTGGCCATTGTTTGAATATGATGAAGGCTTTGGCCGTTGGATTGCTGCGCACCACCCATTCACAATGCCTGATGATGAGGGCATTAAGTTACTTGATACTGACCCACATAAAGCACATGCTCGCAGTTACGACATTGTAATGAACGGGGATGAACTTGGCGGTGGTTCAATCAGAATTCACAAGCGCTCAATTCAAGAAAAAATGTTTAAGGCTCTTGGCTTTACTAAGAAGCGAGCATATGAACAATTTGGTTACTTGCTTGATGCGCTTGACATGGGCTTCCCACCACATGCTGGTTTGGCTATTGGTCTTGATCGCTTTGCAATGATGCTAGCAGAGAAAGACAATATTCGTGATGTTCTAGCATTTCCAAAGAATGCTAGTGCATCAGAACCAATGATGCATGCTCCAGCACCCGTTGCTGAGCAGCAATTAACTGACTTGGGTATTGAAGTTGAAGCACAATATCAAGAAAGCGTTGCGCAAACAGAAGCTCGGTTAGAAGAAGAAGCACAAAAAGATGCGGACCAAAACGCAACTTGGGATGAAGAATAA
- the hisS gene encoding histidine--tRNA ligase, translating to MRVQKPKGTVDILPEQSGSWEKVEQTVRDFFKQANYREIRTPSFENYEVFSRSSGETSDVVEKEMYDFNDKGGRHIALRPEGTAGVVRAYVEDKMYAPEVVKPFNVYYIESTFRYERPQAGRQREFHQIGVESFGSSNPLADVETIVLAHDLLAKLGVQNYELHINTLGNAQVRQDYHDALVNYFTPLKDQLSDDSKRRLEKNPLRILDSKDEQDKQFLPDAPKIIDYLDADSKANFDEITSILDQLNIKYVIDNDLVRGLDYYTGIIFEFMVEDKSLWESATTILGGGRYDHLVQEFDGPETPAVGFGIGEERMMLVLQKQNPALFADQGIDFFITNIGEGTGIKAVEIARSLRKQGFRAQYDVDQKKLKAQFKKADRVHAKFVITLGAKELANGTLNIKRLSDGKTIDLQLEDVDDMKTVMEQLKD from the coding sequence ATGAGAGTTCAAAAACCAAAAGGAACAGTCGATATTTTACCTGAACAATCTGGTTCATGGGAAAAAGTCGAACAAACTGTCCGTGACTTCTTTAAACAAGCCAATTACCGAGAAATTAGAACACCGAGTTTTGAAAACTATGAAGTCTTTTCACGTTCAAGTGGTGAGACTTCTGATGTTGTTGAAAAGGAAATGTACGACTTTAACGATAAGGGTGGCCGGCACATTGCTTTGCGGCCCGAAGGGACTGCTGGTGTCGTCCGTGCTTATGTTGAAGACAAAATGTACGCTCCAGAAGTAGTCAAGCCGTTTAATGTTTATTACATTGAATCAACCTTCCGTTATGAACGCCCGCAAGCTGGCCGGCAACGTGAATTCCATCAAATTGGGGTTGAGAGTTTCGGCTCCAGCAATCCACTAGCAGATGTTGAAACAATTGTTTTAGCTCATGATTTACTGGCTAAACTTGGCGTTCAAAATTATGAGTTGCACATTAATACGTTAGGCAACGCCCAAGTGCGTCAAGACTACCATGATGCGTTGGTGAACTATTTTACGCCACTAAAAGACCAATTGTCTGATGATTCTAAGCGACGTTTAGAGAAGAATCCGCTGCGAATTTTGGATTCTAAAGATGAACAAGACAAGCAATTTTTACCAGATGCACCAAAAATTATTGATTATTTAGATGCAGATTCTAAAGCCAACTTTGATGAAATTACCAGTATTCTTGATCAACTTAATATTAAGTATGTGATTGATAATGATTTAGTTCGCGGGCTTGATTATTACACCGGAATTATTTTTGAATTTATGGTTGAAGATAAGAGCTTATGGGAATCAGCTACTACTATCTTGGGTGGTGGTCGTTACGATCACTTGGTACAAGAGTTTGATGGTCCAGAAACACCAGCTGTTGGTTTTGGGATTGGTGAAGAACGGATGATGCTGGTCTTGCAAAAGCAAAATCCAGCTCTGTTTGCCGATCAAGGAATTGACTTTTTCATTACCAATATTGGTGAAGGAACTGGAATTAAAGCCGTTGAAATTGCCCGTTCATTGCGTAAGCAAGGCTTTAGAGCTCAATACGATGTTGACCAAAAGAAATTAAAGGCGCAATTTAAGAAGGCCGACCGCGTTCACGCCAAGTTCGTTATTACTCTTGGTGCAAAGGAATTGGCTAATGGCACACTAAATATCAAACGACTATCTGATGGTAAGACAATCGATTTGCAGCTTGAAGATGTTGATGACATGAAGACAGTTATGGAACAATTAAAGGATTAA
- the dtd gene encoding D-aminoacyl-tRNA deacylase: MRVVIQRVNHAQVKIEGQTVGQIKRGLLLLVGIKEGDDLATVQKAAAKVAKMRIFEDENGKTNLAIRDVGGEILSVSQFTLLADTKKGNRPSFIEAMRPPKSKQLWEGFNQELVNAGLHVETGEFGADMKVTLENDGPFTIVLDL; encoded by the coding sequence GTGCGAGTAGTAATTCAACGGGTTAATCATGCCCAAGTAAAGATTGAAGGTCAGACTGTTGGTCAAATTAAGCGCGGTTTACTGTTGCTAGTCGGTATCAAAGAGGGCGATGACTTAGCAACGGTTCAAAAAGCAGCGGCTAAGGTAGCTAAAATGCGAATCTTTGAAGATGAAAACGGCAAGACTAATTTGGCAATTAGGGATGTTGGCGGTGAAATTTTAAGTGTTAGCCAATTTACACTGCTAGCTGATACTAAGAAAGGAAATCGCCCAAGTTTTATCGAGGCAATGAGACCGCCGAAATCAAAGCAATTATGGGAAGGCTTCAATCAAGAATTGGTTAATGCAGGTTTGCATGTTGAGACTGGTGAATTTGGTGCAGATATGAAAGTTACACTTGAAAACGATGGCCCGTTCACAATCGTGCTAGATTTATAA